One Acetobacterium sp. KB-1 DNA segment encodes these proteins:
- a CDS encoding NAD(P)/FAD-dependent oxidoreductase produces MKNCKYPNLFTPIVLGNTLFRNRIFASPTGYQNLNGDGYLNEGAAAYYERKARGGAASVTSFEGIVDGELGRGGATHICLDTPNISNNLSRLAYGVKTYGAVASLELQHTGMFANRDLSFFGASSKGIAYGPVECELAGRTIQAMDEEIIERTIRKFAQGAGLAKRCGFGMVTVHAGHGWLLHQFLSPITNTRTDKWGGKDVENRSRLIIAVCDAIRKEVGPGFPIEIRLSGSECYDGGFGIEDGIAIAKQLENHVDLLHISAGNHEVEEVFAITHPSMFTADGCNVQYAAEIKKHVKTPVATVGALDDPELMEEIIRSGQADVVEMARGLLCDPDFPNKLRSGNEDKIIKCLRCLSCFSSELANGEPYCALNPETGRELEMKFAIPTAVKKKVLVAGGGIGGMQAALTCADRGHEVILVEKSDRLGGVLRCEEAVAFKKNLDAYLNQQQQRIQDANIEVLLNTAVTPAMAETIEPDIIIAALGAEPVKPPIPGINHKHVICAQDAYTAIDTIGEQTVIIGAGLVGVELGLHLIANGKKVKIVELSDHINDGGNFLHMLGLKFEIIKRDLDIQFNTRVKEIRENGVLCEIDGADQLLDADTVIYAVGQKPRRDDALALNFCAPEFYLVGDVIAPRDITSANAEAFMTARNIGRF; encoded by the coding sequence ATGAAAAACTGTAAATATCCCAATCTTTTTACCCCGATTGTACTGGGGAACACCCTGTTTAGAAACCGTATTTTTGCTTCCCCCACCGGTTACCAGAATTTAAATGGAGACGGTTATCTCAATGAGGGCGCCGCCGCCTATTATGAACGAAAAGCCCGGGGCGGGGCGGCCAGCGTCACTTCTTTTGAAGGGATTGTCGATGGCGAGCTGGGCCGCGGCGGGGCCACCCATATCTGTCTGGACACGCCCAACATCAGTAATAATCTGTCCCGACTGGCTTATGGCGTTAAAACTTATGGCGCGGTGGCATCCCTGGAACTTCAGCATACCGGCATGTTTGCCAATCGGGATCTGTCCTTTTTTGGCGCTTCCTCCAAAGGGATTGCCTATGGCCCGGTGGAGTGTGAGCTGGCGGGCCGGACGATTCAGGCCATGGATGAAGAGATCATTGAACGGACGATTAGAAAATTTGCCCAGGGGGCGGGGCTGGCAAAACGCTGTGGCTTTGGAATGGTCACGGTTCATGCCGGTCATGGCTGGCTGCTGCACCAGTTTCTCTCGCCGATCACCAACACCCGTACCGATAAATGGGGCGGCAAGGATGTCGAGAACCGATCCCGGCTGATCATTGCCGTCTGTGATGCCATCCGTAAAGAAGTGGGACCGGGTTTCCCGATTGAAATTCGCTTAAGCGGATCGGAATGTTACGATGGCGGATTCGGAATTGAAGACGGCATTGCCATCGCCAAACAGCTGGAAAACCACGTTGACTTACTGCACATCTCAGCCGGTAATCACGAGGTCGAAGAAGTGTTTGCGATCACCCATCCCAGCATGTTTACGGCGGACGGCTGTAATGTTCAATATGCAGCCGAAATCAAGAAACACGTCAAAACCCCGGTGGCCACAGTGGGCGCTCTGGATGATCCCGAACTGATGGAAGAAATTATCCGTTCGGGACAGGCGGATGTGGTTGAAATGGCCCGGGGGCTGCTTTGCGATCCGGACTTTCCCAATAAGCTGCGCAGCGGCAACGAAGATAAGATCATTAAGTGTTTGCGCTGTTTATCCTGTTTTTCCAGTGAGCTTGCAAACGGCGAGCCCTATTGCGCCCTGAATCCGGAAACCGGCCGGGAGCTGGAAATGAAATTCGCCATTCCCACGGCGGTTAAAAAGAAAGTGCTGGTCGCCGGCGGTGGTATTGGTGGGATGCAGGCAGCGCTGACCTGTGCCGACCGCGGTCATGAGGTTATCCTGGTTGAAAAAAGCGACCGTCTGGGTGGGGTGCTCCGCTGTGAAGAGGCGGTGGCCTTCAAGAAAAATCTGGATGCCTACCTGAACCAGCAGCAACAACGGATTCAGGATGCCAACATCGAAGTCCTTCTGAATACCGCGGTGACGCCAGCAATGGCAGAAACCATCGAGCCCGATATTATCATTGCCGCTCTGGGTGCGGAACCGGTTAAACCGCCGATTCCCGGCATCAATCACAAACATGTCATCTGTGCCCAGGACGCCTATACCGCCATTGACACCATCGGCGAGCAGACGGTGATCATTGGTGCCGGTCTGGTCGGGGTGGAGCTGGGACTGCACCTGATAGCCAATGGCAAAAAAGTGAAAATTGTTGAATTGTCCGATCATATCAATGACGGCGGTAATTTCCTGCATATGCTGGGCTTGAAATTTGAAATCATCAAACGGGATCTGGATATTCAATTCAATACCAGGGTGAAAGAAATTCGGGAAAACGGTGTTCTCTGTGAAATAGACGGTGCTGACCAATTGCTGGACGCCGATACCGTGATCTACGCGGTCGGCCAGAAACCCCGCCGCGACGATGCCCTGGCGCTTAATTTTTGTGCTCCGGAATTCTATCTGGTCGGTGATGTCATCGCCCCAAGAGATATTACCAGTGCCAATGCCGAAGCCTTTATGACTGCCCGCAACATCGGCCGATTCTAG
- a CDS encoding helix-turn-helix domain-containing protein: MLNENIKAIRKSKGLSQEELAIKLNVVRQTISKWEQGLSVPDSEMLISISEVFETPVSTLLGDTVIESKVDDLKVISEKLEIINLQLAQRKTARRKTLHCLLILLCAILVTILAVLIVLNSPYLGWDYNDPETAVVGVAFHAFEWLFVRLAPIVLIGAIVGIFLTRKKV, translated from the coding sequence ATGTTAAACGAAAACATTAAAGCTATTAGAAAATCAAAAGGACTTTCACAAGAAGAACTTGCTATCAAGCTGAATGTGGTGCGACAAACCATCTCAAAATGGGAGCAAGGATTGTCAGTTCCTGATTCTGAAATGTTAATCTCCATATCGGAAGTGTTTGAAACACCCGTAAGCACTTTGCTTGGAGATACTGTTATTGAGTCGAAGGTTGATGACTTGAAAGTAATTTCCGAAAAACTGGAGATTATAAACTTACAGCTTGCACAAAGGAAGACCGCGAGAAGAAAAACACTTCACTGCCTACTTATCTTATTGTGTGCGATCTTAGTAACGATTTTGGCTGTTTTAATAGTATTAAATAGTCCTTACTTAGGTTGGGATTATAATGACCCTGAAACTGCCGTTGTCGGAGTAGCTTTTCACGCGTTTGAATGGCTGTTTGTCAGATTAGCACCAATTGTCCTTATAGGGGCAATCGTCGGAATTTTCTTGACACGAAAGAAAGTATAA
- a CDS encoding N-acetyltransferase has translation MLKRLREAGHTTVSLSVTQNNPAVALYKKCGFEILCVQQDDFLM, from the coding sequence ATGTTAAAAAGGCTTCGTGAAGCCGGTCACACGACGGTTTCGCTCAGTGTGACACAAAACAATCCGGCAGTGGCTCTTTATAAAAAATGTGGCTTTGAGATCCTTTGTGTTCAGCAGGATGATTTTCTGATGTAG